The following proteins are co-located in the Cryptococcus neoformans var. grubii H99 chromosome 1, complete sequence genome:
- a CDS encoding ribulose-phosphate 3-epimerase, protein MSKAIISPSVLASDLSDLSNECRRMMANGCDWLHMDVMDGHFVPNITMGAPILEHVYKNVPNIFMDCHMMVSNPSQWVPEVAKAGGKLYTFHYEATEEPEKVIELVHSHNMLAGLAISPETPASAITDSLGKAADLLLVMTVRPGRGGQKFMPECLEKVKELRERFPGKNIQVDGGVGSGNACQCAQAGSNVLVAGTAIFGAKDPKQTIQEMRTAVNDVIAQRK, encoded by the exons ATGAGCAAAGCTATCATCTCCCCCTCGGTGCTTGCG AGCGACTTGTCCGACCTCAGCAATGAGTGTCGACGAATGATGGCCAATGGATGTGACTGGCTCCACATGG ACGTCATGGATGGCCATTTTGTGCCCAACATCACGATGGGTGCCCCCATCCTCGAACACGTTTACAAGAATGTCCCCAACATCTTTATGGATTGCCACATGATGGTTTCTAACCCTTCTCAATGGGTTCCTGAAGTTGCCAAGGCAGGTGGAAAACTCTACACTTTCCATTATGAAGCTACCG AGGAGCCCGAAAAAGTCATTGAGCTTGTCCATTCCCACAACATGCTTGCTGGCCTTGCTATTTCACCTGAAACCCCAGCTAGCGCCATCACCGACTCTCTCGGTAAGGCTGCCGATCTCTTGCTCGTCATGACCGTCCGCCCTGGCCGAGGTGGTCAAAAGTTCATGCCCGAATGCCTCGAAAAGGTCAAGGAATTGAGGGAGAGATTCCCTGGGAAGAACATCCAGGTCGATGGTGGTGTTGGATCTGGTAATGCTTGTCAATGCGCCCAGGCCG GCTCCAACGTCCTTGTCGCTGGTACTGCCATCTTTGGCGCCAAAGACCCCAAGCAGACTATCCAAGAAATGCGCACCGCTGTGAACGATGTTATTGCCCAGCGAAAGTAA
- a CDS encoding kinesin: protein MSGGNIKVVVRCRPLNAREIARGSKELIRMEGSQTILDPPDATGGASSKAIEKKPMIFSFDKSYWSAGPKDDPKYASQQTLYEDLGADLLDHSFEGFNTCIFAYGQTGSGKSYSMMGYGAEKGIIPLTTSELFRRIEARMGSDLNLSYTVEVSYIEIYNEKVRDLLNPKNKGNLRVREHPSLGPYVEDLSRLVVENYTQMMTLMDEGNKARTVASTNMNETSSRSHAVFTLILTQKRHDPQTKMVGEKVSKISLVDLAGSERQASTGATGTRLKEGANINKSLTTLGKVISALAQAGQNKRKKEEHVPYRDSVLTWLLKESLGGNSKTAMIAAISPADYEETLSTLRYADAAKKIKTHAVVNEDPNAKLIRELKEELELLRSRVLTSGLSDESSYDPSIPPEKQIVTYITKEGEIRKVTKLELQDQLEASEKLMESLNLTWEEKLQKTQAIHIEREKALEELGISIDTNMVGVHAPQNHPSLVNLNEDPLMSECLIYQIKPGTTIAGAVDENKAHIKLSGTHILPEHCAFTNDEGVVTIEAMPDARTFVNGKRVPPNSPVKLLNGFRVILGDSHVFRFNDPASVRAERKKLRMSSSIDENGALTPGLRPDSPSSRVDTELMDWTAARREVADIEKLGDQDLDKLYDDILKLRTQRRRPESRMDIADLDSHFDRSANPLSNPWAGPGQTATMTSNSLATPVGPDVDVNIVDEQSETSAEQSLHTSSALPTPAYDQKAADAKLHQEHLAKQLRMMAQEVKRIRSQAARAKAMEPEEMEPADWDAEQVRKLRRVVAKWKRLRSYKMAEELLLGAVDIREANVIAKHMEKQVTYNFLVVNGPTASPTSSLDGQNGIIEFEDVSGSVIQHINGPVVVVKVIDWRAKSVYTWDLPRFKQQLIKMRHVYALREKPNYSVHFEIEGPFTDVPPPSYSFIGSAKIPLRLLGNHLSYAITVPIMCQYTMEAVGSCRVTFKTDYFDDVLGRSARISCDRLLNSTISPGSRLTFTFVVDSVKGLSSTDYASIHAQTRLSSLIGPSIVSEDTFTSQSVDLDKSSGTHLILKKTISAVVTPEIIQYITNEYAIVEFFAKAKKEYLERLERWDVNHEVVPMVSTPTITPTKSGDGNPLMRRCETDFVAPERHDVLATISILELASSGEYMPAEVYDDIFQLHQGLQRRLHIKLVHSSGKTLPWEKLEHVSTGDIRLVDKNGEAASVGKPLIELRMSDQVMEYHPDGTSSLEAEGVWDTASHACRHLDRRTLPGQHLLILLTWLVSVPTLSEPMVFYADLPLKILGRDAKRSSFLSFWSASKIFRNMTRIFVVECTPPIARSANELWRLDTGGKHVKGEETLGNWKPRSLGLLEDWKKMCRAQIGLAEVAVTKIVLEMRREDEEGSEGEKEDEEEEKEQSDEEKRKLVGKCLGLWQKAIENRVEIDVKRESVEEEAISRKLRKLLPDLEPKPVPTVKLQRRVDNVIKYGHLLLLRDSQADQWDKVFFVLRPPYLHVHESAGEREVQVINLTGSHVVTSPEVEMLLKRRWAFTVFTPTNSYILQAASENERKDWMSVISTSAE from the exons ATGTCAGGAGGCAATATCAAGGTCGTCGTTAG GTGCCGGCCTCTCAATGCACGAG AGATTGCGAGGGGCTCAAAAGAGCTCATCCGTATGGAAGGGAGTCAGACCATTCTGGATCCCCCTGATGCAACGGGAGGGGCATCTTCAAAGGCAATTGAAAAAAAGCCCAtgatcttttcttttg ATAAGTCATACTGGTCTGCCGGCCCCAAAGACGATCCCAAATATGCTTCACAACAGACTTTGTATGAGGATTTAGGAGCAGATTTATTGGATCATAGTTTTGAGGGGTTCAACACCTGTATTTTTGCCT ATGGACAGACTGGAAG TGGGAAGAGCT ACTCTATGATGGGAT ATGGTGCTGAAAAAGGTATAATACCGCTTACGACATCAGAGCTTTTCCGAAGGATCGAAGCACGCATGGGCAGTGATCTCAATTTGTCATATACGGTAGAAGTATCTTATATCGAAATATACAATGAAAA AGTAAGGGATCTTTTGAATCCCAAAAACAAAGGCAACCTGCGCGTACGGGAACATCCATCCCTGGGACCATACGTAGAAGATCTCAGTCGATTGGTCGTAGAAAATTATACACAGATGATGACACTCATGGATGAGGGTAATAAG GCTCGTACGGTGGCGTCCACGAACATGAACGAAACATCTTCCCGATCGCATGCCGTCTTCACCTTAATC CTTACGCAAAAGCGTCATGACCCGCAAACCAAGATGGTTGGAGAAAAAGTATCCAAGATATCTCTCGTTGATCTCGCGGGTAGCGAACGGCAAGCCTCAACAGGAGCCACA GGTACCCGTCTGAAAGAAGGGGCCAATATCAACAAGTCCCTGACGACACTTGGCAAAGTCATTTCTGCACTCGCTCAAGCAGGGCAAaataaaagaaaaaaagaagagcatGTGCCTTACCGGGATTCTGTCTTGACTTGGCTATTGAAAGAAAGCTTGGGAGGTAATAGTAAGACGGCAATGATCGCGGCCATTTC TCCTGCAGATT ACGAGGAGACTTTAAG TACATTGCGATATGCCGATGCtgcgaagaagatcaagactCATGCCGTCGTCAATGAAGACCCGAATGCTAAACTCATCCG CGAGCTTAAAGAGGAGCTGGAGC TTCTTCGAAGCAGAGTGCTCACGAGCGGACTTTCAGACGAATCTTCCTATGACCCGAGCATTCCTCCCGAAAAGCAAATCGTCACCTACATAACCAAAGAAGGTGAGATTCGAAAAGTCACCAAGCTCGAGCTTCAAGACCAGTTAGAGGCGTCAGAGAAGCTCATGGAAAGCCTGAATTTGACCTGGGAGGAAAAGCTGCAAAAGACGCAGGCAATCCATAtagaaagggaaaaggctTTGGAGGAGCTTGGTATCAGTATTGATACGAAT ATGGTGGGAGTCCATGCACCTCAAAATCATCCGTCATTGGTCAATCTCAATGAGG ATCCCCTCATGTCGGAA TGTCTCATATATCAAATCAAACCTGGCACTACAATTGCCGGCGCCGTTGACGAAAACAAAGCCCATATCAAGTTGTCAGGCACACACATCCTTCCTGAGCATTGTGCTTTCACCAATGACGAGGGTGTAGTCACCATTGAAGCTATGCCTGATGCTCGCACTTTCGTGAACGGAAAACGGGTCCCCCCAAATTCGCCAGTAAAACTCTTGAACGGCTTCCGAGTGATCCTAGGTGATTCTCACGTGTTCCGCTTCAATGATCCTGCTTCCGTCAGGgcagagaggaagaaactGAGAATGTCATCCAGCATTGATGAAAATGGGGCCTTAACTCCTGGGTTAAGACCGGATTCACCAAGTTCTAGGGTAGATACCGAGTTGATGGACTGGACCGCAGCAAGAAGGGAAGTGGCCGATATCGAGAAACTGGGCGATCAAGATTTGGACAAGCTCTATGATGACATT CTCAAGCTTCGTACGCAACGTAGACGACCAGAGAGTCGTATGGATATTGCAGACCTCGATTCTCATTTTGACAGGTCTGCCAATCCTTTGAGCAATCCCTGGGCTGGTCCTGGTCAGACGGCTACCATGACTTCAAATAGCCTGGCTACTCCAGTTGGTCCGGATGTCGATGTCAATATTGTTGATGAACAGTCCGAGACATCCGCTGAGCAATCCTTGCACACCAGTAGCGCATTACCAACTCCAGCGTACGACCAGAAAGCTGCTGATGCAAAGCTCCATCAAGAGCATCTGGCAAAGCAGCTCAGAATGATGGCGCAGGAGGTTAAAAGGATCCGTTCACAGGCTGCGCGGGCGAAGGCAATGGAGccggaagagatggagccAGCCGACTGGGACGCTGAGCAAGTGCGGAAGCTCAGACGTGTAGTGGCAAAGTGGAAGCGGTTGAGAAGTTATAAGATGGCGGAGGAGCTTTTACTAGGAGCTGTAGATATTAGAGAGGCCAACGTCATTGC TAAACATATGGAAAAGCAAGTGACCTATAATTTTCTGGTCGTTAACGGACCTACTGCTTCCCCTACATCCTCTTTGGATGGACAGAATGGGATTATCGAGTTCGAGGATGTCTCGGGCTCTGTCATTCAGCATATTAATGGACCCGTCGTCGTTGTGAAGGTCATTGACTGGCGGGCCAAAT CGGTATACACTTGGGATCTCCCTCGCTTCAAACAGCAGCTAATCAAGATGCGACACGTATATGCTCTGAGAGAAAAGCCAAACTACTCTGTTCATTTTGAAATTGAGGGTCCATTTACCGACGTTCCCCCTCCTTCGTATTCTTTTATCGGTTCTGCCAAAATCCCTCTACGTCTACTCGGGAATCATCTCTCATACGCCATTACGGTGCCCATCATGTGTCAGTACACCATGGAAGCTGTTGGATCATGTAGAGTCACCTTCAAGACTGACTATTTTGATGATGTGCTCGGCCGATCGGCCCGAATCTCTTGCGACCGGCTGTTAAATAGTACTATCAGTCCTGGGAGCAGACTGACTTTTACATTTGTCGTTGATTCGGTCAAAGGTCTTTCTTCTACCGACTATGCCTCAATTCACGCCCAGACCCGCTTATCTTCTCTTATTGGGCCGTCCATCGTATCTGAAGACACGTTTACTTCTCAATCCGTAGATTTGGACAAATCTTCTGGTACACATCTGATCCTGAAAAAAACCATTTCGGCCGTCGTTACTCCGGAAATAATACAGTACATCACAAACGAATACGCCATCGTTGAGTTCTTTgcaaaggcgaagaaggaatatCTTGAGCGGCTGGAAAGATGGGACGTCAATCATGAAGTTGTTCCCATGGTTTCAACTCCCACTATTACACCAACAAAATCGGGTGATGGCAACCCTTTGATGCGCCGTTGCGAAACCGATTTTGTTGCCCCGGAGAGACACGATGTTCTGGCCACGATCTCTATCCTGGAGCTTGCTTCCAGTGGCGAATACATGCCAGCCGAAGTATACGATGATATTTTCCAACTTCACCAAGGTCTTCAGCGACGTCTCCACATCAAACTTGTACATTCTTCAGGTAAAACGCTCCCATGGGAGAAACTGGAGCACGTAAGCACGGGAGATATAAGGTTAGTCGACAAGAATGGAGAAGCCGCTAGTGTAGGCAAGCCTTTAATCGAGCTGAGGATGTCTGACCAAGTAATGGAGTATCATCCTGACGGCACCTCGTCTCTGGAAGCCGAGGGAGTGTGGGATACCGCCTCGCATGCTTGCCGACACTTGGATCGCCGTACTTTGCCTGGCCAACACCTCCTCATACTCCTGACATGGTTGGTCTCTGTTCCTACCTTATCAGAACCAATGGTCTTCTACGCCGACTTGCCCCTCAAGATCCTCGGCCGCGATGCCAAAAGATCGTCCTTTTTATCTTTCTGGTCAGCATCCAAGATCTTTAGAAATATGACGAGAATATTCGTTGTAGAGTGTACACCACCGATTGCGAGGAGTGCAAATGAGTTATGGCGACTTGATACTGGTGGGAAACACGTGAAAGGCGAGGAGACGTTGGGTAACTGGAAGCCTAGGAGTTTGGGGTTGCTGGAGGATTGGAAGAAAATGTGCAGAGCACAGATTGGATTGGCGGAAGTTGCTGTCACAAAAATAGTGTTGGAGATGCGGCgtgaagacgaagaagggagcgaaggagaaaaggaggacgaagaagaagaaaaggaacaAAGTgacgaagagaaaaggaaactTGTAGGTAAATGTTTGGGTCTGTGGCAGAAGGCTATTGAGAACCGTGTCGAG ATTGACGTCAAGAGAGAGTCagtcgaggaagaggcaatCTCTCGCAAACTACGAAAGTTACTCCCTGATCTGGAGCCGAAGCCCGTTCCCACAGTCAAGTTGCAACGCCGCGT CGATAACGTTATTAAATACGGCCACCTTTTGCTCTTGAGAGATTCTCAAGCGGATCAGTGGGACAAGGTCTTTTTTGTGCTGCGACC ACCATATCTCCATGTACACGAAAGTGcgggggaaagggaggtGCAGGTGATCAACTTGACGGGATCTCACGTGGTAACCAGCCCAGAAGTGGAGATGCTCCTCAAG CGACGATGGGCCTTTACAGTTTTCACACCTACAAATTCTTACATCTTACAAGCGGCTTCTGAAAATGAGCGGAAAGACTGGATGTCTGTGATTAGTACAAGTGCGGAATGA
- a CDS encoding CMGC/CLK protein kinase: MSTSSHLSHATHLPRPADTLPRSPYPHDTHESPLPPPSFLHPFPLPPRASIPSILGPPLHSAPPPPQPPSSSAKPLRPHSASLPLPHPYYPLPLPHPHAPSDHRVLRSPAPQYLWPLPPPLPSIDSLRRPARHHPHSLSHSHSDSPSLEQPRPYYDPAPYRDSYPSYPSNHPSSPYLPPPTPSAYAYRAPSPFRIPPPLTFRYSRSPPPLDTMPPRRKAEPSNAATVAPSNAPAATGALAPAGTRARRGANGKGWTTEHTYEPNGQRKEVIVIDDSASPMVQPVRKRTRAQVAAEQAAQQQQLHQAYASTNAGYSDTVSISNGHGSVASTAGTAAGGNTKKRKLDEDQGKKTKAKVASTATSASVQTTGTWQSTQQAAPAKAAQYQKAPAQPAQQQGPPPWDDSEGHYIVKPDDVIGGRYKIVRLLGQGTFGKVVEARHIETRRKVAIKVIRAVQKYREASKIEIRVLETLRKHDPRNDNKCIHLDEYFDFRNHPCLVSELYGMSVFDFLKQNGFQPFPDKHIQDFAKSLLRSVSYLHSLKLVHTDLKPENILLCSNEARLAGPRVRNARSKSILKNTEIRLIDFGSATFESEYHSSVVSTRHYRAPEIILGLSWSYPCDMFSIGCILVEFYIGNALFQTHDNLEHLAMMEVVMGKFSQRMIEKGKSKKPEYFKGNKIDFPNSTVSKASRKYVKSMQSLKQVIDPANRHQQLFLDLCTRLLEHDPDVRIKVQDALRHPYLTEPIPEPA, translated from the exons ATGAGCACCAGCAGCCACCTCTCCCACGCCACCCAcctcccccgccccgcAGACACCCTCCCCCGCAGCCCGTACCCGCACGACACCCACGAGTCGCCGCTCCCCCCGCcgtccttcctccacccgTTTCCCCTGCCGCCCCGGGCGTCCAtcccctccatcctcgGCCCCCCGCTGCACTCtgcgccgccgccgccgcaGCCCCCGAGCTCGTCCGCGAAGCCCCTCCGCCCGCACAGTGCGTCGCTGCCCCTCCCCCACCCGTACTaccctctccccctcccccacccccaCGCCCCGTCCGACCACCGCGTTCTCCGCTCCCCCGCCCCGCAGTATCTCTGGCCGCTGCCCCCGCCCCTGCCCTCCATCGACTCCCTCCGGCGCCCGGCCCGCCATCACCCGCACTCCCtctcccactcccactccgaCTCGCCCAGCCTGGAGCAGCCGCGGCCGTACTACGATCCCGCCCCGTACCGCGACTCGTATCCCTCCTACCCATCCAACCATCCCAGCTCGCCCTACCTCCCCCCTCCGACTCCTTCCGCGTACGCCTACCGCGCCCCCTCCCCGTTCCGGATCCCTCCGCCGCTGACGTTCAGGTATTCTCgctcaccgccgccgctcGACACCATGCCCCCACGCAGAAAGGCCGAACCGTCCAACGCAGCCACTGTGGCTCCGTCCAATGCACCAGCGGCTACCGGCGCGCTGGCCCCTGCTGGCACGAGAGCGAGAAGAGGTGCCAACGGCAAGGGATGGACAACTGAGCACACCTACGAGCCCAACGGTCAGCGCAAGGAGGTCATCGTCATTGACGACTCTGCAAGCCCAATGGTGCAGCctgtgaggaagaggacgcGCGCACAGGTCGCAGCCGAGCAAGCAgcccagcagcagcaattACATCAGGCCTATGCGAGCACGAACGCCGGTTACTCAGATACTGTGAGCATATCAAACGGGCACGGGAGCGTGGCCAGCACGGCTGGTACAGCAGCGGGAGGAAAcacgaagaagagaaagttGGATGAGGACcagggaaagaagacaaaagCCAAGGTTGCGAGT ACGGCGACGTCGGCATCGGTACAGACGACTGGGACCTGGCAATCGACCCAACAGGCTGCCCCAGCCAAGGCCGCCCAGTACCAGAAAGCCCCTGCCCAGCCAGCTCAACAGCAGGGTCCACCACCGTGGGATGACTCTGAAGGTCATTACATTGTCAAGCCTGACGATGTTATCGGCGGTAGAT ACAAAATTGTCAGGTTACTGGGTCAGGGAACGTTTGGCAAGGTGGTTGAAGCCAGACATATTGAGACACGGCGTAAAGTCGCGATCAAGGTTATCCGAGCCGTGCAAAAGTATCGTGAGGCGAGCAAAATTGAGATTAGAGTGCTTGAGACGCTCAGAAAGCATGACCCACGGAATGATAA CAAATGTATACATCTCGACGAATACTTTGACTTCCGGAACCACCCGTGCCTCGTCTCCGAGTTGTACGGGATGAGTGTATTTGACTTTTTAAAGCAAAACGGTTTCCAACCATTCCCGGATAAGCACATTCAAGACTTTGCAAAGAGTTTATTAAGAAGCGTGTCCT ACTTGCATTCTCTCAAGCTCGTACACACCGACCTCAAGCCGGAGAATATTCTTCTATGTTCAAACGAGGCGAGATTAGCAGGCCCCAGAGTTCGAAATGCTCGTTCAAAATCTATCCTCAAG AACACTGAAATCCGTCTTATCGATTTTGGTTCTGCCACTTTTGAATCTGAATATCATTCCTCTGTCGTCTCTACTAGACATTATCGTGCCCCTGAAATCATACTTGGTCTTTCATGGTCTTATCCTTGTGACATGTTCAGTATAGGCTGTATCCTGGTAGAGTTCTACATTGGAAACGCGCTTTTTCAGACACACGACAATTTGGAACATTTGGCGATGATGGAGGTTGTGATGGGTAAGTTTAGCCAGAGGATGattgagaagggaaa AAGTAAGAAGCCAGAGTATTTCAAAGGCAACAAGATAGATTTTCCCAACTCTACGGTTTCCAAGGCGAGCAGAAAATATGTGAAGAGCATGCAAAGCCTCAA GCAAGTAATCGATCCTGCCAACAGACATCAACAGTTGTTCCTTGACCTTTGTACAAGATTGCTAGAGCATGATCCGGATGTTCGGATCAAGGTGCAGGACGCTTTACGACATCC GTATTTGACCGAACCTATTCCAGAGCCCGCATAA
- a CDS encoding condensin complex subunit 3, variant, producing the protein MVNARSQKSQPLSLEYLTDTLPSLLPPIFDQAQQTTANHRKNIVYLRKIHEQCASIVEEISDDRIKLTGEKAFNSLFFDMVNRVLTVKKGVAVADRVVKFVANYVSYCTETDAANKHEDEDDEEEADTPASRFVVKLLRHLLGGIEAKDKNVRFRVTLMIVSMINGLGEMDDDLYILLRKSLLDRSKDKEASVRVQAALGLSKLQSGEEEDDLEEGQEPLLDVLLDLLRYDPAAEVRRAALYNFPRTPVSLPHILARTRDVDPILRRTVFAGVFSAEALPDPRILTIAQREEVIRNGLGDREPSVRKAAAGMLAGWLDLAEGDLLEFLSRFDVMSSQVAEDALMSIFVTRPEVLQDIEFEDEYWTTLTPEKSFLVRVFVDRCITIKDTARLEDSIPVVTALAFRVQEEYNKLVQAVNEGADDATLMERTFIVGELLKLAVNLDYADEIGRRKMFQLAREMISQINLPDPLIPRCLDVLSKISNGERDLIRVVVDVVTELREGEGDEEDAPSSGQGSIGDSSVNIRRLSVGSGRSRSMAPRFNLDDPEERMKSALIDLRCLLICISLLERVHSTLQDNSVFHGLLPDLIIPAVRNKEEPALRDQGLICLGLCCMIDEKMASNSFGLFIQQLNSADDVLKVKVCQIIFDLFLAHDIDTLVSKTMVVVELIRHTLSLDIAEVQAVACEGVAKLMLAGMISDEVVLQSLVLLYFSPETADNQPLRQCLTYFLPVYCYTAADNQRRMLSIFYDTYMMLSQMSEEAEDDEMLPLSQIGLMMVDWIDPFKAIGREGSTIDTSVHLDLSVEVLKLILIETSHDSRKALASLLSKLTLPEGEEADSSTLKSVLALICAIRDKRPLSDAPSRNAVTKFESVLLKKWPQILEAFDEDAFRGEGTEKEGVQELFGFIDDV; encoded by the exons ATGGTCAACGCGAGATCGCAGAAGTCACAGCCATTATCCCTAGAGTACCTCACGGACACTCTTCCGTCGCTTCTTCCGCCCATCTTTGACCAAGCTCAACAAACCACTGCCAATCATCGCAAAAATATTGTGTACCTACGAAAGATTCACGAACAATGTGCTTCTATTGTAGAAGAAATCTCGGATGACAGAATCAAACTTACAGGGGAAAAGGCCTTCaacagcctcttctttgataTGGTGAATAGAGTGTTGACAGTAAAAAAGGGCGTTGCAGTCGCCGATAGAGTCGTTAAATTTGTGGCAAACTACGTGTCTTATTGCACTGAAACTG ATGCTGCTAATAAGcatgaagacgaagatgacgaagaggaagcggaCACACCAGCCTCACGCTTCGTTGTCAAACTCCTTCGACATCTTCTGGGAGGTATTGAGGCCAAAGACAAGAATGTCAGATTTCGAGTCACTCTTATGATTGTTTCCATGATCAATGGGCTGGGTGAGATGGA TGATGACCTTTATATACTCCTTCGCAAGTCTTTACTTGATAGGTCCAAGGATAAGGAGGCTTCTGTAAGAGTGCAAGCAGCCCTCGGATTATCAAAACTGCaaagtggagaagaagaagatgatctggaagaagggcaggAGCCACTATTGGACGTCCTACTTGATCTGCTGCGATATGATCCTGCCGC GGAAGTTCGCCGTGCTGCCCTGTATAATTTTCCTCGCACACCCGTCTCGCTCCCCCATATTCTTGCACGAACGCGGGACGTTGACCCCATACTCCGGCGTACTGTTTTTGCGGGAGTCTTTTCTGCTGAGGCACTCCCTGACCCTCGTATACTTACTATTGCTCaacgagaagaagtaaTCAGAAACGGCCTGGGTGACAGAGAACCTAGTGTGAGAAAAGCAGCGGCTGGGATGTTGGCGGGGTGGCTGGACTTGGCCGAAGGAGATTTGCTCGAG TTTCTCTCCAGATTTGATGTAATGTCAAGCCAGGTAGCCGAAGACGCGTTAATGTCCATCTTTGTTACAAGGCCAGAAGTTTTGCAAGACATAGAGTTTGAAG ACGAATACTGGACGACTTTGACACCTGAAAAGAGCTTTTTGGTTCGAGTGTTCGTTGATCGATGTATAACCATTAAG GATACAGCCCGTCTTGAAGATTCTATCCCCGTCGTCACTGCTTTAGCTTTCCGCGTTCAGGAAGAATACAACAAACTAGTCCAGGCAGTCAATGAAGGAGCAGACGACGCAACTTTGATGGAGCGCACCTTTATCGTGGGGGAATTGCTCAAATTAGCGGTGAATCTTGATTACGCAGATGAAATAGggcgaaggaagatgtTTCAGCTCGCAA GAGAAATGATTTCACAGATCAACCTCCCCGATCCTCTTATTCCTCGATGTCTTGATGTTCTTAGCAAAATTTCCAATGGCGAACGTGACTTGATCCGAGTCGTCGTTGACGTTGTCACTGAACTTCGTGAAGGCGAGGgggacgaagaagacgctCCCTCCTCGGGCCAGGGATCTATCGGGGATAGCAGTGTGAACATTCGTCGTCTCTCTGTCGGCAGCGGGCGCAGCCGATCTATGGCGCCAAGGTTCAACTTGGATGATCCTgaagaaaggatgaagTCCGCTCTCATTGATCTGAGGTGCCTTTTGATCTGTATTAGTCTTCTAGAAAGAGTTCATTCAACGCTACAGGATAACTCCGTGTTTCACGGCTTGTTGCCTGACCTGATCATCCCTGCGGTGAGAAATAAAGAGGAGCCAGCATTGAGAGATCAAGGATTGATCTGTTTAGGTTTATGCTGTATGATTGATGAG AAAATGGCCTCCAATTCTTTTGGTCTCTTCATTCAACAGCTAAATTCCGCAGACGACGTTCTTAAAGTCAAAGTTTGTCAAATTATTTTTGACTTGTTTTTGGCGCACGACATCGACACACTAGTTTCTAAAACCATGGTC GTTGTCGAATTAATCCGACATACTCTAAGCTTAGACATTGCGGAAGTACAGGCGGTTGCTTGCGAGGGAGTTGCGAAGCTCATGTTGGCTGGTATGATCTCTGACGAAGTT GTACTGCAGTCCCTCGTGTTGCTCTATTTTTCACCTGAAACTGCTGATAACCAGCCTTTGCGACAATGTCTGACTTACTTTTTGCCGGTATATTGTTATACCGCAGCCGATAATCAGCGTCGCATGCTTTCC ATTTTCTACGACACATATATGATGCTCTCACAAATGTCGGAAGAGGCCGAGGATGACGAGATGCTACCCTTGTCTCAAATAGGATTGATGATGGTAGATTGGATCGACCCATTTAAGGCAAT CGGGCGAGAAGGATCAACCATTGATACTTCAGTACACCTCGATCTATCGGTTGAAGTGCTCAAATTAATATTGATCGAGACCTCAC ATGACTCTCGAAAGGCCCTGGCGTCTTTACTTTCTAAGCTTACCTTgcctgaaggagaagaagctgacaGCAGCACGCTCAAATCCGTGTTAGCCTTGATATGCGCTATCCGCGACAAGCGGCCTCTATCGGATGCGCCCTCACGCAATGCTGTCACGAAGTTCGAATCTGTATTGCTCAAGAAATGGCCTCAAATTTTGGAAGcatttgatgaagacgcgttcagaggagaaggtacagaaaaggaaggtgTACAGGAATTATTTGGCTTCATTGACGATGTATAG